Proteins encoded together in one Carassius auratus strain Wakin chromosome 32, ASM336829v1, whole genome shotgun sequence window:
- the LOC113051262 gene encoding histone H1-like: protein MAETAPAAAAPPAKAPKKKSAAKAKKAGPAVGDLIVKAVSASKERSGVSLAALKKALAAGGYDVEKKNSRIKLAIKSLVTKGILLQVKGTGASGSFKISKKETETKKKPAKKAAPKAKKPAAKKPAAAKKPKSAAAKKPAAKKSPKKAKKPAAAAKKATKSPKKAKKPAAPKKAAKSPKKTKAAKPKTAKPKAAKPKKAAPKKK, encoded by the coding sequence atggcagaAACCGCCCCAGCTGCAGCCGCCCCGCCGGCCAAAGCGCCCAAGAAGAAGTCCGCCGCTAAAGCCAAGAAAGCAGGTCCAGCCGTCGGTGATCTGATCGTTAAAGCCGTGTCCGCATCCAAGGAGAGGAGCGGCGTGTCTCTCGCTGCTCTGAAGAAAGCTCTCGCCGCCGGCGGCTACGACGTGGAGAAGAAAAACTCCCGCATCAAGCTCGCCATCAAGAGCCTGGTGACTAAAGGCATCCTGCTGCAGGTCAAGGGAACCGGCGCCTCCGGATCCTTCAAGATCAGCAAGAAGGAGACCGAGACCAAGAAGAAGCCGGCGAAGAAAGCGGCTCCTAAAGCCAAGAAGCCCGCGGCCAAGAAACCCGCTGCTGCCAAGAAGCCCAAGAGCGCAGCGGCAAAGAAGCCCGCCGCTAAGAAATCCCCCAAGAAGGCCAAGAAACCCGCTGCCGCCGCCAAGAAGGCCACGAAGAGCCCCAAGAAGGCGAAGAAGCCCGCGGCGCCCAAGAAAGCAGCCAAGAGCCCCAAAAAGACCAAGGCCGCCAAACCCAAGACAGCGAAGCCTAAAGCTGCCAAGCCTAAAAAGGCAGCTCCCAAGAAGAAGTAA